The Amaranthus tricolor cultivar Red isolate AtriRed21 chromosome 2, ASM2621246v1, whole genome shotgun sequence genome contains the following window.
GATTCCGAAATTAAATTCCATCCCTATTCATTATGATGTATGCGCATGGATATTTTTCCAgatattaacttttatattaaaaatatacataGTTTTTGGACAAAATTTTAGTAAATTAGATAAATTTTAACCGATAAATTATACTGTTTTTAGTTATAATTAGTGGTAATgtacaaaaatttttaaattttcatcaaaaaccatgtatttttatataaatgtaAACCAACTTTAGATCAAATCATCAGTCAACAAATCAAttgattaaaagtttaaattgtttataaatTTAGTTTAATGAAGCTTGAATTCGAGCTCAGGTTTAGTGACTACAAGCATAAATTAGCTAAATGTAAAATTAATTACTCATTTTGACCAAACTTTTAAAAAAGTGCTCCTTAAGGATGATCGAGACGtttgtttttatgaaaaaaggatctttataattaataataaaaacgtaAATATAGTAAAATTCTTACCTTTTATCTACCGGTGGAAAAGTTAGAAGCTATATTTTTgctatatgtaattatttaatatattttaatatttaatacaattttattatattcctccgaattattaatattttgcagtaataacaataataacaacaacaataataataataataacacataaaaataagtaataataataataataataataataataataataataataataacaacgttgtaataatactaataataacaataataataatactaatactaataataataataataataataataataataataataataataataataataataataataataataataataataatcataatgaaaataacaataataataataataataataataataataataataattaaaaaacaatactgcAAGCCGATTTTTTCCTTACTGCAGCACGCAAACTTTTTTCATTTCCAAGGCCTAGCGACCAACCAGCGACCAGAGTGCTTTAGCGACCAACCAGCGACCACACTGGCGGTCGCTAAATACTGATTATAAAAGCCGTGTATTCTGCTCTCATTTCTCATTTCCCACAACTCTATCTTCACTTACCTTATACTTCTTCATTCCTTATACGCGTTATTATCTTTCCaactctattttttcttttcatccattaatctcaatctctatttattttcttttctttcttaatCTCATCCTCATCATTTTGGGGTTACAACTTATTTTCAACTCTAAAATTCTCATCTTGTTATTAAAAGGttagtatttattatatatttttttgtattttttcaatgttcttgatgattatgataatattttgtttcatgatgccttttttttgtttttttaatcaattccgaattatggtataacttgagcatgtttattgttatttttttttcctagattttgttttatgttattttcgacatatttttatgtttttttttaatattttcgaaTAATGGCATTTTTGAAACATGTTTAGTGCTAATATTTTCCAGTTTTTTCTTATATTCATATTtagttttaaatcgtttttttttaatatttcaagaaCAATCGAAAGGTCAAAGAGTCACAGCCTAtggagttcaataatcaattatgggaaACGGTGCAAATGGGAAATgaagttcaataatcaattaaggaAACCGGTGCAAATGCGAAATGTTCAGACTGTCTATGAGACTCACCAAAGGCTGACtgaacaaattcaaagaaaacgagaactcttttttaaaattcattcaatcccatctcaatttgtaacaACCCCCTCTtccaaatgaatgattaaatatatgtactttttgtgactttgtacataaactttaattatatatatatatatatatatatatatatatatatatatatatatatatatatatatatatatatatatatatatatatatatatatatatttccagctctttatttttatttacttgttttatgtgtatatatatatttatcttaatattacaacaaatattatatatatatatatatatatatatatatatatatatatatatatatatatatatatatatatatatatgtatactagtAAATAAAATAGGCGACAGTTGGCGACGGAAAGCGGGTCGCTAAGCAGGCTGATAGGCAGGCGACGACACAGCTACGACATGGTGGTCGCCCGGTGGCGACTAAATAGCTAGAAGATAGTGGTCGCCAGTTTGGCGACGGGATTCGGGTCGCAAATTGGTCGCTAAGAAAAGGCGAGGAAATGGCGTCCATTTTGAGATTAGCGACGAAAGGAATAGCGACCACCTTGTATCTCGTCGCCCGCCCGTTGCCAAACCTACTTTTTGATCGTTTAGCTATCAAATGGCGATGAAATGGTTTGTcgccattttattatttttttgtagtgtaaaataataaatcctatgcataaaaaaaatattaaataagatattaaaaatcaaaatgaccgaaactaattatatttaaaacatgtaatataaagattcttaaaaaacaataaataaaactgatgaatgaaatataaaaaatggaCAACGTTTCACTTTCCTTCCGTTACTTCCCTTACGTTGGGAAGCTGCTATTGGTTACTAATAttgtgtttatttattaatttaatatgttaattaattggATAACATTGTGCATTCTCGTAATTAATAGCTAATTAGAGTGATcggttgattttatttattaatttaattaactaatttTATCAACTAGTTAAACCAGTTGATTTTGAACTCGCTGCCATTAACAGTATgtttaaaaatagtttattcataataataagataTTTCAACCAAATTTACcaaaaatattcaattaaacTATTCTACTTCCTCCATAGACTTATCCTAAAAAGACTTTAGCCAATAAGACCTTCAACCCAATAAGACTCTCGGTTTGAGATAActtacaaataaaaacaaaggtaAAGCGGTTAATGTGGTCTAATAGACCCCAAATGAAGAGAGGTTCAAGAGCTATACAAAGAAATGGTCGTTCTGAAATATCCGCATCCGATTGTGACATGTTGCATATTGATTGGTATTAGAGTTATTGGTGAAATGTTGCATATTATATAGTGTAATTTGTTTTTTACTAGACTTTATACATTCGATCTTAGTGATATTAGAGAATGAAACACGTTGTTTGATCTCTAATATAAGATCgtttttatatgaaaaatatCATTTATAGAAACGGAGCAATTACGAAGTATTTAAAAGAGTGggacacacatataagattgtGATTGTGTCTCATCGCGATCACCTAGGTGGATTATTTTCTTTTGGAACCTCTATGTACATGCCCACCGATTTCGTATTTGAAATATTGTTCTCAAGCACATGTAGCATTATTCAAGCTATGAAGCTAATACGAATATACGATTGTTTTGGATCGTTTGTAATATTCCGGCCCAACGGATCACTGTTAATATTTATAGAGACTATAGACTAGTCCACATATAAATACAAGTTTTTTTAGAACACTTTAGCCTTACTCATGCGCTCTCGAGAAAACTTCTCAAGAGGTCAACCATCCTAAGATTACTCCCCACAAAACACGCTTAACtgtagagttcttagcaaatgggctacTTAGAAAAGAAGATACACcttattgatatgagtagtctatcaattcttTTTAAAGCTAATTCAGGGTATCatactcacccccacttaaaaaTACAACGTCCTCATTGGACCGTagtttcaggatcttttccTCTGCTAGATGCACTGAACAACAATCAAtcacggtcgcagggttgctcaAATACCATTTGTAATACCCCAGTCTAACGGAccactggtgactactcatggaaaCTGTATGCTGGCCTCACATACCAATACAAGTCTTTTTAGCGCATTTTAGCCTTATTTGTGCGCACCTAGGAAAACTTCCAAGGAGGTCATCCATCCTAAAATTGCTCCCACCTAGCACACTTAACTGtgaagttcttagcaaataggCTCCCATGAAAAAAAGATACATCTTGttaatatgagtagtctatccattcttttttttaaagctaAGTACGGGGAATCACATCCTTAATTACAAAATTttagtatataaatataagtttTAGACTATtaaaatttcactaatttttttttatttaaatgtctttttttttcaaactacAATAAATCCTACAAAATATATATCACATAAATTTGTAtccttattaataataataattcttgaaattttataaaaattacaaatgatATATTTTAAAGCATCTTTTAGGtttaaaatacataatatcTTCTAAGGCTACGTAAAAATGTATAATAGTTTTGAGTTGAGTTTTATACTTTATTATTCGAAGAGTTTCTGAGTATGTTCAACATATTTAATAACATAATGTGCTAAAAAATTTAGGGGCTTAATATTAAATTAGGTAGTACTTctatatgttaagtgtttaaagatataaagttattagaaaaatatcataattttaaaaattacacaggacctttaaaaaatttattaatttttactccacctctttttattatattactaACTTTTATAAGTTTATGTGAAAAAATATTCTATCCAACTCAGTCTATTAGTCTTATTTGCTTTGCCCATTTGCCACCCTTTTTTATCATTAGTATCTTTAATtgcatataattaaaaaattaactattATAATCTTTGGACGGGAAGAATATAAGATTCCACttgataatttttgatttatagaataaaaataaagtataaattaagagtaattaaTAGATAatgttaaataataaataagattaGTTGGCTGAATTAGAGGtagtaaataattaaactaaaataaattaatatacatTTATGTTTAAAGGCTAAATTTGTAATGAAAGGTCCTATTATCCTATACCTTACATGCATCCAAAAACGTATAAATAACAGGCACAATATGATAAAGCTCACTTTAGTTTGCCGTATACAAATTTTATGGGGAATTGAAGGAggtttagtttattattttttagaggTCATGCCTTCCGTCACCCTTTAAACAGACAAAAGATCCCTAACAAATCTCATCAATTTAATGCATATACTTCTAACAAAGTAAACATTTGGAGTATTATTCCAGGTTAAATAAAACTgcaacataaataaataatactacgtactccataatatatatatatatatatatatatatatatatatatatatatatatatatatatatatatatatatatgagattcAATGAGAAGTGTAAGAAGTATTTTAcattcttaatttcattaaaataaaaaattttatggtcacgattgaaccaaaaacacataaatgaaaaagtaactatgttacatagaaaaataattatgaaataattttaaaaatgttcttaatttataatataatatccttttttttatatatagtaacaaaataaaattaaataaaaattcttctaatttaaaaatccttcttatttgatcccttatatatatatatatatatatatatatatatatatttaaaattttttgtagaatattatttttttcaatttaatatcATTATTGAGTGAATTTTGGTACAAAATATCTTTATGGCTAACATTTATCAAATAACGTCAGATAAGGTATTATGAGGTATTAGAaaagtgaaaataaattttttgatattaaaatGTGAAACTTAAAAGTTGAAACGCTACTCCATGACAAATATCTTTCTCTTGTTAGAGTATACTTTTTCCGTTTTActatatttgctatatttgactttttatacaATTCAATGTAttgttttgatcatttatatatcgaactataatatataaaatttataaaaacttaatattatgaaagtatgcaattagacaattcaaacaagatcccaattgactatattttatcttacacattaaccataatatataaaataagcttgaacgatgaatagaaTTAAAAACTATTATATACCGAGTATTTcaaaatagagaaaatataacatgttctggggcctcaaccattagcttaagcttttggttaaggccccaagatatattatatactctaattaaaaatatattatatactatgaCGTAGTTAATATGCCAATAtatcttatattattttaaattataagaaagaaaatattatattaatcagcaataaaaaccattttaatctatttgatttattaatattactttaaTAAATTGGAGAAAAAGTTATTTTCTGTCAGATTGTCTACGCTTAGAAATTCGGTATTGAAGACGTACTTGCAACAAAAAATACGTATTTTTTCTTGGGTTTTAACTTTTGTAGCagaattattttaattgacaGTAGTGCATTGCGAAAATGACAAAATAACAAGGTTTTATTTCCAACAGATTCATAGTATCCAAAAAATAATTCCAACAATCTCATCATCATTTAGATATGACATGGACGAACAAGATATACATGCACTCTTTTCAAAGAAGCAAGTTACAtgtaattttattgatttttataagaagttataactaattatttaattgatcactttaaagtttaaattgaccactttaatgttaaaattgaagactttaaaaataattgatttaTTCATAAACTTGTAAGTggaaattgattactttaatgtcaaaattaattacttttgggtcaaaattaaaatttttattttaattaatcaattaaagatttactttaagttgaaattgatcactttaatgttagaatttatacctttaaggtcaaaatagaatttttgttatttaatttttggattttggatcatttttttttttatttttggcttttGGGTCGGCCTAATTGTACCATCTCTTATTGAGTGGTATCTCCCAAGTTTTAACGATCATTTATATCAAGTATATTCTTTTTGGAACATTGGATCTGTTTTATGTTAGCTGTTTCAAGTCaagtcaaaaatcaaattttatattCAAATGGATTTCACAGAATGTGAATCTATTTTTCAAGTCTAGTCAATTTCGAGTTCGACTATACAAGATCGTCGAGTAAAGTTTTTTCGAGCAACTCTAACAGAAAGGCTTTATCTCCTTTTATGAAGTTTTGGATGAATAAGATACACGAGAAGTGGATGAAATAAATATATTGTTGGGACCATCAGCTCTGAATGATCTAAATTAGCCtcaccacgagtcttgcttttaACTATGTCAATATAAGACTCTCGACACAAGTCACTATATACTAGATTCTCCCATCGCGAGTTCACATTAAGAATTCAACCACACATTTGCTTTAGCAGTTCAGATGCCATCCACGGTGCTGCTTCATTGTACATGTATTTTTATGGTCGAGCCTTTGACTTTTAAACCAATTAGTCGGCTCAGCATCCATGAACGATTAACATTAGTATAATATTGTCCACTTTAAGACTAACTCGCATTGATTCTTGTAGCACCTTTCCAAAGATTCGCATAATAATTTAGAGTTGGATCACATATAGACTTCTCAACTCCTTATTTTTGTAGGACTTAAGATGTATAATCGACatatataaatcatataaaGTGAGAGCATGAATTCGTGAATGggttaaaaaaagtatttaggACCATAgctatgaaaataaaagaaggaAACTTTATTCAAAAGTATGTCAAACTCAAAAGTAATGTCCCTTGCTTGCTCAAGTAGTCAAGTATTATCCCTTTGATCTTAGTATAGTCCTCTTTCCCAACACTTACCCACTCCATTGTAATTCCATCAttctttagttttttttatcctTCAAACCATTAATACAAGTTGTAGTCTAAGAGAGGACTTAGCCAAGTTAGTGAACCTTGTAACGCTTGGTATTAGATTTGTTTATGCTTAATTCATCATTTACTTGCATTTTAGTCTAATGTATCGATTGCACCATAAACACCCATTTTCGCTCAACTTTCCTACTTGTGCTCTTCGCTTCCACATCATTCTTGCACTGACCATTTCACTTTATATTTCCATTTGTATTGACACGAATCACAAATGACCAAATCTTAACTTACAAAATAAAGGTACATTCTTTTCTTTGGGTTCCAACTTTTGTAGCAATTTCTAGTTGAATTTTTGGCATTGCAAAAAAGACAAGGTTGTATCCCTGCCTAGAATTGGCATTAGATTTGCTTATTGCAAGTTGCAATAAATTCAGTgaatccaaaaataattccaACAATGAACAACCTCATcatcatatacatatacattaaaGACAATAATTATTGGGCATATACATTCTCAacaatacatacatacatgatACATACACTCTTCTCAAAGAAGCAACATACAAATAACTATATCCGCTTTAAAATTAACTGTCAACTAACTTAACTGAATGCAGTAGAATGTATTTGGCTCTTCAGTTGTTCAATAGACCTTTTTGAAGTTTGAACCCTTTGAATCTATTCAATGTTACAGTTTATCATACTGATCATCATCTTCATATCCAGTGTATTCCGCTGATAGTAACTATGATCAGCGTCTGGGGAGGGTCGGAATATGACAATTGATAAAGAGCTTGCGGCCAGTGAGACCATTGGCTCGAAAAAGACCCGCAAAAGTTAAAAAAAGCAAAACCCAAGGCAAGGCAGGACAAACATCGTATTGATCAATGCAACACAATTTCGATGGTTTTACCAGAAGTCTCCACATGAGCACAAACCATCCTTCAAGTGATGGAATCGATTTGAATCCCGAATGATGATTTCTCTTTTTGTCGCCTTAGAGATGTACTTCATTGCCATATGACAATCCTCACAAATACGCAGGTTTTTGAAGATCTTGATAGGTTTTAACCTAGGTGTGCTTATTAGACCATATGCTACAGCTAATTTTTCATTGTGTTGTATCAAGTATTTCTCCTTTCGGTTTTCTTCCATTTCATGAAGAACAATATCTGTATTAGGAACATAACCCATCTCTTTGATTTCACTAATCAACTTTTCCAACTTTTCATATATCTCGTTAGCTCGAGTATGTGTCGTATCCCCATCAAAGAACGTATGGATTTGATTTTCTGTCTCAATCCAGCGGCACCCAGCTTCTTTATTCaagtttttttctttcataTGCGTTCGGGTATTCTTCACATTTCCCCACTCGCCTTTCGATGCATAGAAATTTGAAAGTAGAGTGTATGAAGAAAGATCATCAGGATCATTTTCCATCACCATTTTTGCAGCATTTTCTTCTAGTTCAGTGTTTCCGTGCACTAGGCAAGCACCAAGAAACGACCTCCAAACAAGAGAATCAGCCATAAATGGCATCAACTCAATCAATTCCCGAGCTTCTATAAGGAAACCCGATCTTCCAAGCAAATCAACCATACAAGCATAATGTTCCATTGTTGGAACAACTCCATAATCATTGTACAGTGAATGAAAATATCTGTCCTTCTGAAACCAAGCCTGCATGACTACAAGCTGATAGAACAGCTATGAAGGTGATTTCATTCGATTTTACACCAGCTTCAATCATTTGATCAAACGAATCCAAAGCCTTTCGAGCAAACCCGTGTTTTGCAAAACCAGTGATCATAGACGTCCATGATATAATATTCCGATCATCCATGTTTCTTAACACTTTATGAGCGGCTTCAATGTCGCCACATTTCGAGTACATAGAAATTAATGTGTTCGAGATTTGTCGATTTGATTGTAATCGCGATTTCACAATTCGTCCGTGAATTTGCTCACCCTTTCCACCAGCACCAATAGCTCCGATCAATAGACTACTAAAAGTGAATGCATTTGGCCTTAACTTGGGACCCTAAATTTGATGAAACAATTCAAATGCTTCTTCAACTTTCTGATTTTTAACATACCCATCAACCATAGTATTATAAGACACTAAATTCTTGTCTAATAGTAAATCAAAAACTTTTCTTGCTTCCTCTGTTGCACCAAATTGAGAATACATACTAACAAGAGAATTTGCCACACAATTATCCGAAGCAAAACCGAGTGTCACTGCGGGCATGAACTTGTGAGTCACAAAGACTCACACATGCCTTTAGGACACTAGTAAATGTAAAATGATTCGGTTTCACCACCGTATTAATCATATCAATGTAAAGCTCAAGAGCTTTTCTCTCATACCCttcggtttgggcatgtgcTGAGATTATTGCTGTCCAAGACATGACACTATGATCAAGTATCTGATCAAATATCTTTCTTGAACACGAAAGAGAATTGTTATCGCCACAATTCGCATACAACTCAATCAAACAAGCCCCAATACTAGcattattcatcaatccacAACGCACAACTCTCGAATGTAGTTGCTTTCCCAAAAAGAACAATTCAAGCTCACGACAAGCAGAGATCACGCTCGTGAATGCAAAACAATCCGGCTGACATCCACTCCTTTCCATTTCAAGAAATAGTCGAATGGCTTGTTCAGGATAACCCATTCGCACAAACCTTGTAATCATTAGAGTCCATACTACCACATCTCTCTCGGGCATTTATTGAATACCTTCTTGGCACAATTAATGTTATGAAAACCCTTAATATACATATCAATCAAAGCACACTTAacatttaaatcatcaaaatgccCAGTTTTCAAAGCAAACCCAATAATTATCTCCCCAATAAATGCCCAATCTTCATTAGAACAAGCCTTAATTACACCTACTAAGCAAAACTCATTTGGGCTCATTTGGGCATATTCCAAAATTTAGCATCTTTACAAACATTTCAATTGCCTTAAATTCCATGTTATTAATGGCATAACAGGAAATAATAGCACTCCAAGATATACAACATTTCTATTATTTTCCTCCATTCCTTCAAAAATTTCGGCAGCTTTTCGCCAATCCCCAGATTTAGAGTATAAGGAAATAAGCGAGTTGAGTGTGACTGAGTCTAGCTTGAGTCCTGACTCAGTGAGCTTGGAATGAATGAGCTTACCCAACTTGTGATTGTGGGATCTAATGGCGGATTTGAGTAGCAAAGAGAAAACAGAGAGATCAGGGATGAAGCCATGTTGGGATATGCAATCAAGGGTGGAGATTGCTTGATGAAGATTACCCACATTTGCTTGATGAATCAGGCGGTTATGGAGATCATCAAATGTGGGTAATTTGATGGATTTTGAAGACGGGTAGTTTTGGCGGGTAGGGGTTGAGGGTTTTATAGGAGAGAGGTTGTTGGCGGGAGGAAGAAGAGTGAGAGTCCGCATCTCAATTGAATTCAATTCTCATGGCCATGGGCATAGGTTGTGCATAAGTCATGTAAATTGTatgaaaattacataaattgtatggaaattagataattttttattaaaattttaacaaaatttaaatttaaatggaATCATACATTTTCttgatacaaataattttttttcttgaattacaGGATTGGCCGAGAAAAGGGGAGTGGTAGATGATAATCGATTTTGTGACCTTGAATGAAAAAGTGGTACTTTATTGTAATTGAAACAAGGCCCGATTTtcttaacataattattaatattgatgAAAATAATAGGGTAAATTTTAGAAGGTCTTTTTAGTATCGTCCTAAGAGAGGCGGATCTAATAGATAGTTCGGATAAGCATgtaacaacacttaaaaatgttaaaaatataatagtacTGCAATATggaataaaaaataa
Protein-coding sequences here:
- the LOC130805106 gene encoding LOW QUALITY PROTEIN: pentatricopeptide repeat-containing protein At3g49170, chloroplastic-like (The sequence of the model RefSeq protein was modified relative to this genomic sequence to represent the inferred CDS: inserted 5 bases in 3 codons; deleted 3 bases in 2 codons; substituted 1 base at 1 genomic stop codon) yields the protein MRTLTLLPPANNLSPIKPSTPTRQNYPSSKSIKLPTFDDLHNRLIHQANVGNLHQAISTLDCISQHGFIPDLSVFSLLLKSAIRSHNHKLGKLIHSKLTESGLKLDSVTLNSLISLYSKSGDWRKAAEIFEGMEENNRNVVSWSAIISCYAINNMEFKAIEMFVKMLNFGICPNEPNEFCLVGVIKACSNEDWAFIGEIIIGFALKTGHFDDLNVKCALIDMYIKGFHNINCAKKVFNXMPERDVVVWTLMITRFVRMGYPEQAIRLFLEMERSGCQPDCFAFTSVISACRELELFFLGKQLHSRVVRCGLMNNASIGACLIELYANCGDNNSLSCSRKIFDQILDHSVMSWTAIISAHAQTEGYERKALELYIDMINTVVKPNHFTFTSVLKACVSLCDSQVHXPAVTLGFASDNCVANSLVSMYSQFGATEEARKVFDLLLDKNLVSYNTMVDGYVKNQKVEEAFELFHQIXGPKLRPNAFTFSSLLIGAIGAGGKGEQIHGRIVKSRLQSNRQISNTLISMYSKCGDIEAAHKVLRNMDDRNIISWTSMITGFAKHGFARKALDSFDQMIEAGVKSNEITFIAVLSACSHAGLVSEGXRYFHSLYNDYGVVPTMEHYACMVDLLGRSGFLIEARELIELMPFMADSLVWRSFLGACLVHGNTELEENAAKMVMENDPDDLSSYTLLSNFYASKGEWGNVKNTRTHMKEKNLNKEAGCRWIETENQIHTFFDGDTTHTRANEIYEKLEKLISEIKEMGYVPNTDIVLHEMEENRKEKYLIQHNEKLAVAYGLISTPRLKPIKIFKNLRICEDCHMAMKYISKATKREIIIRDSNRFHHLKDGLCSCGDFW